In Hyphomicrobiales bacterium, a single window of DNA contains:
- a CDS encoding L-serine ammonia-lyase → MFLSVFDLYKIGIGPSSSHTVGPMVAARRFLDGLAGVYLPPDSHLHVSLHGSLAFTGKGHGTDRAVILGLAGETPQDIDPDRVESILARMAEAKSVALGDGRRLAFDPATDVIFDFGPALKGHANGMIMHVQAGGMTVAIETFYSIGGGFVQTEAERNATVAKGDAPPSHVPFPFSNAEEMLAMGAASGKSIADMKRANEETMHGAALDARLDHVWRVMNACLQRGLSQQGILPGGLKVKRRAADVLGKLQAETGGNAVQPHRVMDFLSVYAMAVNEENAAGGKVVTAPTNGAAGVIPAVMRYYLDHCVGADTNGIRTFLLASAAVGGIIKHNASISGAEVGCQGEVGSASAMAAAGLCAALGGSNAQVENAAEIALEHHLGMTCDPVGGLVQVPCIERNAFGAVKAVTAASLALRGDGTHLVPLDTCIETMRQTGIDMSERYKETSTGGLAVNVVEC, encoded by the coding sequence ATGTTCCTCTCCGTCTTCGACCTCTACAAGATCGGCATCGGCCCCTCGTCCTCGCACACGGTGGGACCCATGGTGGCGGCGCGCCGTTTCCTCGATGGCCTTGCGGGCGTCTATCTGCCGCCGGATTCACATCTGCATGTGAGCCTGCACGGCTCGCTCGCCTTCACCGGCAAGGGCCACGGCACCGACCGTGCCGTGATTCTCGGACTTGCCGGCGAGACGCCACAGGACATCGATCCCGACCGGGTCGAGTCGATCCTCGCCCGCATGGCGGAAGCAAAATCCGTTGCCCTCGGCGATGGCCGCCGCCTGGCCTTCGATCCGGCCACCGACGTGATCTTCGATTTCGGCCCCGCGCTGAAGGGCCACGCCAATGGCATGATCATGCATGTCCAGGCGGGCGGCATGACGGTGGCGATCGAGACGTTCTATTCCATCGGCGGCGGCTTCGTGCAGACCGAAGCCGAGCGCAACGCCACCGTGGCCAAGGGAGATGCACCACCGTCCCATGTGCCATTTCCTTTCTCGAATGCGGAGGAAATGCTGGCCATGGGCGCAGCCTCGGGCAAGTCCATCGCCGACATGAAGCGCGCCAACGAGGAAACGATGCACGGTGCCGCCCTCGATGCCCGGCTCGATCATGTGTGGCGCGTGATGAACGCCTGCCTGCAGCGCGGTCTCTCGCAGCAGGGCATCCTGCCTGGCGGCCTGAAGGTGAAGCGCCGCGCCGCCGACGTGCTGGGAAAGCTCCAGGCGGAAACGGGAGGCAACGCCGTGCAACCCCATCGCGTCATGGATTTCCTCTCGGTATACGCCATGGCCGTGAACGAGGAGAATGCGGCGGGCGGCAAGGTGGTGACTGCGCCCACCAATGGTGCGGCGGGCGTCATCCCCGCGGTCATGCGCTATTATCTCGATCATTGTGTCGGCGCCGACACAAACGGCATCCGCACCTTCCTCCTGGCCTCCGCCGCGGTGGGCGGCATCATCAAGCACAACGCCTCGATCTCGGGGGCCGAAGTGGGCTGCCAGGGCGAAGTGGGCTCGGCCTCGGCCATGGCAGCGGCGGGGCTGTGTGCGGCCCTCGGCGGCAGCAACGCGCAGGTGGAGAACGCCGCCGAGATCGCGCTCGAACATCATCTCGGCATGACCTGCGATCCCGTGGGCGGCCTCGTGCAGGTGCCCTGCATCGAACGCAACGCCTTCGGCGCGGTGAAGGCGGTGACCGCCGCGTCATTGGCCCTCCGCGGCGACGGCACCCATCTCGTGCCGCTGGACACCTGCATCGAAACCATGCGCCAGACCGGCATCGACATGAGCGAACGCTACAAGGAAACCTCCACCGGCGGATTGGCCGTCAACGTGGTGGAGTGCTGA
- the pheS gene encoding phenylalanine--tRNA ligase subunit alpha yields MSLETLEQDTLAQVNAAADEAALEAVRVAALGKKGTISEQMKGLGALSPDERKSFGAALNLIKDKVSDAIALRKAALADKALNERLARETVDVTLPARGELKGTIHPVSQVWEEIVQIFGDLGFAVAEGPHIEDDFHNFDALNMPPEHPARQEHDTFYFHEKPDGSRMVLRTHTSPVQIRTMLSQKPPIRIIAPGRTFRSDSDMTHTPMFNQVEGLVLDESTHMGHLKWVLHEFCKAFFEVNDVKMRFRASHFPFTEPSMEVDIQCSWKDGQVKIGEGESWLEILGSGMVHPNVIKSCGLDPAKYQGFAFGMGIDRVAMLKYGIPDLRAFFDSDLRWLRHYGFKSLQVPTLAGGLS; encoded by the coding sequence ATGTCGTTGGAAACGCTGGAGCAGGACACGCTCGCGCAGGTGAATGCCGCTGCCGATGAGGCAGCACTGGAAGCCGTGCGCGTGGCCGCCCTCGGCAAGAAGGGCACCATCTCCGAGCAGATGAAGGGCCTGGGCGCGCTCTCGCCCGACGAGCGCAAGAGTTTCGGCGCCGCCCTCAACCTCATCAAGGACAAGGTGAGCGATGCCATCGCGTTGCGCAAGGCGGCGCTGGCCGACAAGGCGCTGAACGAGCGCCTCGCCCGCGAGACGGTTGATGTGACCCTTCCCGCCCGCGGTGAACTCAAGGGAACGATCCATCCCGTTTCCCAGGTCTGGGAAGAGATCGTGCAGATTTTTGGCGACCTCGGCTTCGCCGTGGCGGAAGGTCCGCACATCGAAGACGACTTCCACAATTTCGATGCCCTCAACATGCCGCCCGAACATCCGGCGCGGCAGGAGCACGACACCTTCTATTTCCACGAGAAGCCGGATGGCAGCCGCATGGTGTTGCGCACACACACCTCGCCGGTGCAGATCCGCACCATGCTTTCGCAGAAGCCGCCCATCCGCATCATCGCACCGGGCCGCACCTTCCGTTCCGACTCGGACATGACGCACACGCCCATGTTCAATCAGGTCGAGGGCCTCGTCCTTGATGAGTCCACGCACATGGGCCACCTGAAATGGGTGCTGCATGAATTCTGCAAGGCCTTCTTCGAAGTGAACGATGTGAAGATGCGCTTCCGCGCCTCGCACTTCCCCTTCACCGAACCGTCCATGGAAGTGGACATCCAGTGTTCCTGGAAAGACGGCCAGGTGAAGATCGGCGAGGGCGAAAGCTGGCTCGAAATTCTCGGCTCCGGCATGGTGCATCCCAACGTCATCAAGTCCTGCGGCCTCGACCCCGCCAAATACCAGGGCTTCGCCTTCGGCATGGGCATCGACCGCGTCGCCATGCTGAAATACGGCATCCCCGATCTGCGCGCCTTCTTCGACTCGGACCTGCGCTGGCTCCGTCACTATGGATTCAAATCACTGCAAGTTCCGACGCTTGCGGGAGGACTGTCATGA
- a CDS encoding amidohydrolase family protein, producing MKIDSHQHFWHPARGDYYWMDGEGAAPIRRAIGPDEMRPHLKAAGVDKTVLVQAAPTVNETEYMLGIADTTGFVAKVVGWVDFEKREDLKHLQRLARHPKFAGVRPMIQDLPDAEWMHRKDIQWAYDAITDLDLTFDALGYAHHVGPFRRLFDARPKMRIVIDHCMKPVIRDGKFDDWARGMETIAKTTNVFCKLSGIATEAKPGWTVETLKPYARHVIDCFGPGRVMWGSDWPVLELNGSYPQWHAAATEIVGAQGADAIFGGSAAAFYRI from the coding sequence ATGAAAATCGATTCCCACCAGCACTTCTGGCATCCCGCCCGCGGTGATTATTACTGGATGGATGGCGAGGGCGCGGCCCCGATCCGCCGCGCCATCGGCCCCGACGAAATGCGGCCCCATCTCAAGGCGGCGGGCGTGGACAAGACGGTGCTCGTGCAGGCTGCACCCACCGTCAACGAAACCGAATACATGCTGGGCATCGCCGACACGACCGGCTTTGTCGCCAAGGTTGTGGGCTGGGTCGATTTCGAAAAGCGCGAGGACCTGAAACACCTCCAGCGCTTGGCCAGGCATCCCAAATTCGCTGGCGTGCGTCCCATGATCCAGGACCTGCCGGATGCGGAGTGGATGCATCGCAAGGACATCCAGTGGGCCTATGACGCCATCACCGATCTTGACCTCACCTTTGACGCGCTGGGCTATGCCCATCACGTCGGGCCGTTCCGCCGCCTCTTCGATGCCCGGCCCAAAATGCGGATCGTCATTGATCATTGCATGAAGCCGGTGATCCGCGACGGCAAGTTCGACGACTGGGCCAGGGGCATGGAAACGATTGCGAAGACGACCAACGTCTTCTGCAAGCTCTCGGGCATCGCAACGGAAGCAAAACCCGGCTGGACGGTTGAGACGTTGAAGCCCTACGCCCGCCATGTGATCGACTGCTTCGGACCCGGCCGCGTGATGTGGGGCTCGGACTGGCCGGTGCTGGAATTGAACGGCAGCTATCCGCAATGGCACGCCGCCGCGACGGAGATCGTGGGCGCACAGGGAGCAGATGCCATCTTCGGCGGATCGGCGGCAGCGTTTTACCGGATCTGA
- a CDS encoding DMT family transporter, translating into MPIFSGHLPCRLRHVAGNASVAAMLALSFGLAAALCWSVHDCVARSYAGRIGPYRMAFLVVLTGALLLLPIVLWRNVIWQAEGWAIGYALALGAVYAFALGGLFKAFSVAPVSIVGPTTAAYPALVVLWGLFHGLSPTLVEWTGVVLVLAGAITVGASGPVEGGRASIAPGQVLMAVLAILAANAGFASAVILGQAASVSMGEVETTFVSRFPAALLLAPLLAGDVRRQGSWPRRGTLAVIAMAALDVGAVTAVNGAGHFPEKEFAAMGVSAYGGLAVLVAMIFLREKVSRGQWLGIAMIVVGITCLGWPKG; encoded by the coding sequence ATGCCCATCTTTTCCGGCCATCTGCCGTGCCGATTGCGTCATGTGGCCGGCAATGCCAGTGTTGCCGCCATGCTTGCCCTGTCCTTTGGTCTTGCCGCAGCCCTGTGCTGGTCGGTGCATGATTGTGTTGCCCGTTCCTATGCCGGCCGTATCGGCCCCTACCGCATGGCCTTCCTGGTTGTACTGACAGGCGCCCTGCTGCTTTTGCCCATCGTGCTGTGGCGGAACGTGATCTGGCAGGCGGAGGGCTGGGCCATTGGCTATGCCCTGGCGCTGGGAGCCGTCTATGCCTTTGCACTCGGCGGGTTGTTCAAGGCCTTCAGCGTGGCGCCCGTTTCCATCGTCGGGCCGACGACGGCGGCTTATCCCGCACTGGTGGTGTTGTGGGGATTGTTCCACGGCCTGTCACCCACGCTCGTGGAGTGGACGGGCGTTGTGCTCGTTCTTGCAGGCGCGATCACGGTCGGAGCGAGCGGACCTGTGGAGGGTGGACGGGCCTCCATCGCACCCGGCCAGGTGCTGATGGCCGTGCTTGCCATTCTGGCCGCCAATGCGGGTTTCGCCTCCGCTGTGATTCTGGGGCAAGCCGCGTCCGTCAGCATGGGCGAGGTGGAAACGACATTCGTCTCGCGCTTTCCCGCGGCCTTGCTGCTGGCGCCGCTTCTGGCGGGGGATGTGCGGCGGCAAGGTTCCTGGCCGCGGCGGGGCACACTTGCCGTCATCGCCATGGCGGCACTCGATGTGGGGGCGGTGACGGCGGTCAACGGGGCCGGGCATTTCCCCGAAAAGGAATTCGCCGCCATGGGCGTCTCCGCCTATGGCGGGCTTGCCGTTCTGGTGGCGATGATCTTCCTCCGCGAAAAGGTATCACGCGGACAATGGCTGGGCATCGCCATGATCGTCGTTGGCATCACCTGCCTGGGATGGCCGAAGGGATAA
- the rpmI gene encoding 50S ribosomal protein L35 has protein sequence MPKMKTKSAAKKRFRFTASGKVKAGAAGKRHGMIKRTNKQIRNQRGTMVLAPGDEGLVKIHMPYAGKY, from the coding sequence ATGCCCAAGATGAAGACCAAGTCGGCGGCCAAGAAGCGTTTTCGCTTCACGGCGTCGGGCAAGGTGAAGGCTGGGGCCGCTGGCAAGCGCCACGGCATGATCAAGCGCACCAACAAGCAGATCCGCAACCAGCGCGGCACGATGGTTCTGGCCCCGGGCGATGAAGGCCTGGTGAAGATCCACATGCCCTACGCCGGCAAGTACTAA
- the rplT gene encoding 50S ribosomal protein L20 — MPRAKGGVVARRSHKKVMARAKGYFSRRKNVFRVAVQAVEKAEQYAYIGRRQKKRNFRALWIQRINAGTRELGLTYGRFINGLDKAGIEVDRKVLADLAVHDKAAFGALVEKAKAALA; from the coding sequence ATGCCACGCGCAAAAGGCGGCGTTGTTGCCCGCCGCTCCCACAAGAAGGTCATGGCCCGCGCCAAGGGCTACTTCTCCCGCCGCAAGAACGTTTTCCGCGTTGCCGTGCAGGCTGTCGAGAAGGCGGAACAATACGCCTACATCGGCCGCCGCCAGAAGAAGCGCAACTTCCGCGCCCTCTGGATCCAGCGCATCAACGCCGGCACCCGCGAACTCGGCCTCACCTACGGCCGATTTATCAACGGCCTCGACAAGGCCGGCATCGAAGTGGACCGCAAGGTCCTCGCCGATCTCGCAGTGCATGACAAGGCCGCCTTCGGCGCGCTTGTCGAGAAGGCAAAAGCCGCTCTCGCGTAA
- the pgi gene encoding glucose-6-phosphate isomerase, whose product MTPTTKTVLAELKAHAREGLPDMRKTFAPSKRGNDRFTEFSASLDDLVMDFSKCRVTSKTMKLLAALAKAADVEGQVHKMMRGDIINTTEGRAVLHTALRRPKSELVFLGGHNVVHDVHDVLEAMARFAVEVRQKHVAGKITDVVNIGIGGSDLGPVMATLALSPYHDGPRAHFVSNVDGAHIADTLKDLNPETTLFLVASKTFTTIETMTNARTARAWLVEKLGEAAVGDHFAAISTALDKVKAFGIAGNRTFGFWDWVGGRYSLWSAIGLSLMFAVGPRNFMDMLAGAHAMDQHFLSAPPLRNLPILLGLLGVWHRNACGHPSRAIIPYDQRLSRFPAYLQQLDMESNGKRVTQGGKAVREATGPIVWGEPGTNGQHAFFQLLHQGTDVIPVEFLIAAEPHEVGIKVHHDLLVANCLAQSQALMRGRTLKEAEAQLAAMGKSKAEVKRLAPHRVFEGNRPSITIAYRKLDPATLGKLIALYEHRVFTEAAIWGINAFDQWGVELGKELATGLQPVIEGKQGLEGLDSSTAGLVAHLSALK is encoded by the coding sequence ATGACACCCACCACCAAAACCGTCCTCGCCGAACTCAAAGCCCACGCCCGTGAAGGCCTTCCCGACATGCGGAAGACCTTTGCGCCATCGAAGAGGGGCAACGACCGCTTCACGGAATTCTCCGCGAGTCTCGATGACCTTGTCATGGATTTTTCCAAGTGCCGCGTCACGTCCAAGACCATGAAGCTGCTGGCGGCGTTGGCCAAGGCTGCCGACGTGGAGGGCCAGGTGCACAAGATGATGCGGGGCGACATCATCAACACCACGGAAGGCCGGGCCGTGCTGCACACGGCGTTGCGGCGGCCGAAGAGCGAACTGGTCTTCCTCGGCGGCCACAACGTCGTGCATGACGTGCATGACGTGCTGGAAGCCATGGCGCGCTTCGCCGTGGAGGTGCGGCAGAAGCATGTGGCGGGCAAGATCACGGATGTCGTCAACATCGGCATCGGCGGGTCGGATCTGGGGCCTGTCATGGCCACGCTGGCGCTGTCGCCCTACCATGACGGGCCGCGCGCGCACTTTGTCTCCAACGTGGATGGCGCGCATATCGCCGACACGCTGAAGGACCTCAATCCCGAGACCACCCTCTTCCTCGTCGCCTCCAAGACCTTCACCACCATCGAGACCATGACGAACGCACGCACGGCGCGGGCCTGGCTCGTCGAGAAGCTGGGCGAGGCTGCCGTCGGCGACCACTTCGCCGCCATCTCGACAGCACTCGACAAGGTGAAGGCCTTCGGCATTGCCGGGAACCGCACCTTCGGATTCTGGGACTGGGTGGGCGGGCGCTATTCGCTGTGGTCGGCAATCGGCCTGTCGCTTATGTTCGCCGTGGGGCCGCGCAACTTCATGGACATGCTGGCCGGCGCGCACGCCATGGACCAGCATTTCCTCTCCGCCCCGCCGCTCCGCAACCTGCCCATTCTGCTCGGCCTTCTGGGCGTGTGGCACCGCAATGCCTGCGGGCATCCCTCGCGCGCCATCATTCCCTATGACCAGCGCCTCTCGCGCTTTCCGGCCTACCTCCAGCAACTCGACATGGAGAGCAACGGCAAGCGCGTGACGCAAGGCGGCAAGGCGGTGCGCGAGGCGACCGGCCCCATCGTGTGGGGCGAACCCGGCACCAACGGACAACACGCCTTCTTCCAGCTGCTGCACCAGGGCACGGATGTGATCCCGGTCGAATTCCTCATCGCCGCCGAACCGCATGAAGTGGGCATCAAGGTGCACCACGATCTTCTCGTGGCCAATTGCCTGGCGCAGTCACAGGCGCTGATGCGGGGCCGCACGCTGAAGGAAGCGGAAGCGCAACTTGCCGCCATGGGCAAGAGCAAGGCGGAGGTGAAGCGTCTCGCCCCGCACCGCGTCTTCGAAGGCAACCGCCCCTCGATCACCATCGCCTACCGAAAGCTCGATCCGGCAACACTGGGCAAGCTGATCGCGCTCTACGAGCACCGCGTCTTCACCGAAGCCGCCATCTGGGGCATCAACGCCTTCGACCAGTGGGGCGTGGAACTGGGCAAGGAACTGGCCACGGGCCTCCAACCGGTTATCGAGGGCAAACAGGGACTGGAGGGACTGGATTCCTCCACGGCAGGACTGGTCGCCCACCTCAGCGCCCTCAAGTAG
- a CDS encoding PBP1A family penicillin-binding protein, producing MGWFGGGKKKAAQSQRRGRQEPQLFPERRGRVAEPAPRKRRRSLLGWLFRFTLALGFWAAIACAATFAFIWFTLAQKGVFQVPEREPGIMILASDGTELAQRGTFFGDSVNIEALPDYVPNAIIAIEDRRFYSHHGIDPWGLGRAMLSNLRGGRMTQGGSTLTQQLAKNLFLSPERTINRKLQEVVLAIWLETKFSKDEILQLYMNRVYFGGGANGIDKASRAFYGKSPEELSIMEAATLAGVLKAPTTYNPARRPQEARERATLVLQNMVQEGYITADDMSEALASSTRTTPADYVPATQYAVDWIIDQLPLYTKDTHESLVIETTLDTVMQLKAEASLRKRLADNGRKLAVSEGAVVTLDTRGAVKALVGGRSYKRSQFNRAVKAKRQPGSAFKPFVYLAAIENGYRPESVEVDEPIRIGNWAPQNYTDRYLGPVTLERAFALSINTVAARLGQAVTPQAVAAVAHRLGITSQLGTDATIALGTSEVTPLELTAAYTPFANGGYAVEPYVVTRIYTKAGKVLYQRKGDGLGRVVSDNDLGAMNILFRAVVREGTATKAEFDNLDIGGKTGTSQDYRDAWFIGFTPYYVTTVWMGNDDSSPTKKVTGGSLPALVWKDVMEEAHKGLSPRILPGEMQAPPDTDAVVADTAPQDAIEADPQIAEEDVAPVPRKKKKRGLFARIFGIDDGGDAPPPPPRKRMVKDGELY from the coding sequence ATGGGCTGGTTTGGCGGCGGAAAGAAGAAAGCCGCGCAATCGCAACGGCGGGGACGGCAGGAACCGCAGTTATTCCCGGAACGGCGCGGGCGCGTGGCAGAACCTGCTCCGCGCAAGCGCCGGCGCAGCCTGTTGGGCTGGCTGTTCCGCTTCACGCTGGCGCTGGGCTTCTGGGCCGCTATCGCCTGTGCCGCGACCTTCGCCTTCATCTGGTTCACGCTGGCACAGAAAGGCGTCTTCCAGGTGCCCGAGCGCGAACCGGGCATCATGATCCTCGCTTCGGACGGAACCGAACTCGCCCAGCGCGGCACCTTCTTCGGCGACAGCGTGAACATCGAGGCGCTGCCCGACTACGTGCCCAACGCCATCATCGCCATCGAGGACCGGCGCTTCTACAGCCATCACGGCATTGACCCGTGGGGACTGGGACGCGCCATGCTGAGCAACCTGCGCGGCGGGCGCATGACGCAAGGCGGCTCCACGCTGACGCAGCAGTTGGCCAAGAACCTCTTCCTCTCGCCCGAGCGAACCATCAATCGCAAACTCCAGGAGGTTGTCCTCGCGATCTGGCTGGAGACCAAGTTCTCCAAGGATGAAATCCTCCAGCTCTACATGAACCGCGTCTATTTCGGCGGCGGGGCCAACGGCATCGACAAGGCCAGCCGGGCCTTCTACGGCAAGTCTCCGGAAGAGCTGTCGATCATGGAAGCAGCTACGCTCGCCGGCGTCCTCAAGGCCCCCACCACCTACAATCCAGCCAGGCGGCCGCAGGAGGCCCGTGAGCGGGCGACACTCGTGCTCCAGAACATGGTGCAAGAGGGCTACATCACGGCGGACGACATGAGCGAGGCGCTCGCCTCCTCCACCAGGACGACGCCCGCCGACTATGTGCCGGCGACGCAATACGCGGTGGACTGGATCATCGACCAGCTGCCGCTCTACACCAAGGACACCCATGAATCGCTGGTGATCGAGACGACGCTCGACACGGTGATGCAGCTCAAGGCGGAAGCCTCGCTCCGGAAGCGCCTCGCCGACAACGGCAGGAAGCTGGCGGTGAGCGAAGGCGCCGTGGTGACGCTCGACACGCGGGGTGCGGTGAAGGCGCTCGTCGGCGGGCGGTCCTACAAGCGCAGCCAGTTCAACCGCGCCGTCAAGGCGAAGCGCCAGCCGGGATCGGCCTTCAAGCCCTTCGTCTATCTCGCCGCCATCGAGAACGGCTATCGCCCGGAAAGCGTCGAGGTGGATGAGCCGATCCGCATCGGCAACTGGGCGCCGCAGAATTACACCGACCGTTACCTCGGACCCGTCACGCTGGAGCGCGCCTTTGCCCTCTCCATCAACACCGTTGCGGCACGCCTCGGGCAGGCGGTGACGCCGCAGGCCGTTGCAGCCGTGGCCCACCGCCTTGGCATCACCTCGCAACTGGGCACCGACGCCACCATTGCACTCGGCACATCGGAAGTCACACCGCTTGAACTCACGGCCGCCTACACGCCGTTTGCCAATGGCGGCTATGCCGTCGAACCCTATGTGGTGACGCGCATCTACACCAAGGCTGGCAAGGTGCTGTACCAGCGCAAGGGCGACGGGCTGGGCCGCGTCGTCTCCGACAATGACCTCGGCGCCATGAACATCCTCTTCCGCGCCGTGGTGCGAGAAGGCACCGCCACCAAGGCCGAATTCGACAACCTCGACATCGGCGGCAAGACGGGCACCAGCCAGGATTACCGCGACGCCTGGTTCATCGGCTTCACGCCCTATTATGTGACGACCGTGTGGATGGGGAACGACGACAGCTCGCCCACGAAGAAGGTGACAGGCGGTTCACTGCCGGCGCTCGTCTGGAAGGACGTGATGGAGGAAGCCCACAAGGGTCTTAGCCCGCGCATCCTGCCGGGTGAAATGCAGGCGCCGCCGGACACCGACGCGGTCGTGGCCGATACTGCGCCCCAGGATGCAATCGAGGCTGATCCGCAGATCGCCGAGGAAGACGTGGCGCCGGTGCCGCGCAAGAAGAAGAAGCGCGGCCTCTTCGCCCGCATCTTCGGCATCGATGACGGCGGCGATGCACCTCCTCCGCCCCCGCGCAAGCGCATGGTCAAGGACGGCGAGCTGTACTGA
- a CDS encoding altronate dehydratase, which translates to MDKASRPGSPLLRLHGTDNVVVATRIIEKGETLEGITAQAKIMRGHKMASVKIANGEPIRKFGQIIGFAKSDIAPGEWVHEHNVIMGELAHDYAFAQAAKTEEVLPENQRATFQGYRRKNGKVGTRNYIGIMTSVNCSATVAAHIAREVERSGMLNDYPNIDGIVALTQDNGCVIDYRGVIFDTFKRTAWGYATNPNMGGVMMVGLGCEGFQIPRFKEAYKVEENELFRTMTIQETGGTKKTVDRGIAYVKEMLDSVNNVKRETCPASDLVVALQCGGSDGYSGITANPALGAAVDILVRHGGTGILSETPEIYGAEHLLTRRAATREVGEKLVGIIKWWEDYTRRNNMEMNNNPSPGNKLGGLTTILEKSLGAAAKGGTTTLQAVYNYAEPVTAKGFVFMDTPGYDPVGATGQVAGGANLMCFTTGRGSAYGNKPCPSIKLATNTDIYTRMIDDMDINCGDVVEGVPLEVKGQQIFDLMLKTASGQKTKSEELGYGENEYVPWYIGAVM; encoded by the coding sequence ATGGATAAAGCGTCTCGCCCCGGCTCGCCTCTCCTGCGCCTTCACGGCACTGACAATGTCGTCGTCGCCACTCGCATCATCGAGAAGGGCGAGACCCTCGAGGGCATCACGGCGCAAGCCAAGATCATGCGTGGCCACAAGATGGCGTCGGTGAAGATCGCCAATGGCGAGCCCATCCGCAAGTTCGGGCAGATCATCGGTTTCGCCAAGAGCGATATCGCGCCCGGTGAATGGGTGCATGAGCACAACGTCATCATGGGCGAACTGGCGCACGACTATGCCTTCGCGCAGGCCGCGAAGACGGAAGAGGTGCTGCCGGAGAACCAGCGCGCCACCTTCCAGGGCTACCGCCGCAAGAACGGCAAGGTGGGCACGCGCAACTACATCGGCATCATGACCAGCGTGAACTGCTCGGCCACGGTCGCGGCACACATCGCCCGCGAGGTCGAGCGCTCGGGCATGCTCAACGACTATCCCAACATCGACGGCATCGTGGCGCTGACGCAGGACAACGGTTGCGTCATCGATTACCGCGGCGTGATCTTCGACACCTTCAAGCGCACCGCCTGGGGTTATGCCACCAACCCGAACATGGGCGGCGTCATGATGGTGGGGCTGGGCTGCGAAGGATTCCAGATCCCGCGCTTCAAGGAAGCCTACAAGGTGGAGGAGAATGAACTCTTCCGCACCATGACCATCCAGGAAACCGGCGGCACCAAGAAGACGGTGGACCGCGGCATTGCCTACGTGAAGGAAATGCTCGACTCCGTGAACAACGTGAAGCGCGAGACGTGCCCCGCCTCCGACCTTGTGGTGGCGTTGCAGTGCGGCGGCTCGGATGGCTATTCCGGCATCACCGCCAATCCGGCGCTGGGTGCGGCTGTCGATATTCTCGTCCGCCATGGCGGCACCGGCATTCTTTCCGAAACGCCGGAAATCTATGGGGCGGAACACCTGCTCACGCGCCGCGCGGCCACCAGGGAAGTGGGTGAGAAACTTGTCGGCATCATCAAGTGGTGGGAGGATTATACCCGCCGCAACAACATGGAAATGAACAACAACCCGTCGCCCGGCAACAAGCTGGGTGGGCTCACCACCATTCTGGAAAAGTCGCTGGGCGCCGCCGCCAAGGGTGGCACCACCACGCTGCAGGCCGTCTACAACTATGCCGAACCGGTCACCGCCAAGGGTTTCGTGTTCATGGATACGCCGGGCTATGATCCCGTGGGGGCGACCGGACAGGTGGCGGGCGGCGCCAATCTCATGTGCTTCACCACGGGGCGTGGAAGCGCCTATGGCAACAAGCCCTGCCCTTCCATCAAGCTCGCCACCAACACCGACATCTACACCCGCATGATCGACGACATGGACATCAACTGCGGTGACGTCGTGGAGGGTGTGCCGCTGGAGGTGAAGGGTCAGCAGATCTTCGACCTCATGCTGAAGACCGCGTCGGGCCAGAAGACCAAATCCGAAGAACTGGGCTACGGCGAAAACGAATACGTGCCGTGGTATATCGGCGCCGTCATGTGA